The Algoriphagus sp. TR-M9 genome has a window encoding:
- a CDS encoding glycosyltransferase family 4 protein: MHKTKILFCPKYPKIGASSRLRTYQFLPLWEKEGLEIKVSSFFNEKYLTRFYTERKHSPLNVLGCYFRRFWVLLGAWKYDVIWIEKELFPFLPSYAEWILEKMGRGYVVDYDDAVFHNYDSHPNALVRNWMGDKIAWVMRHSRLVCVGNAYLKEYAFKAGAMKVEILPTVVDLKKYPLKRKFENSLIRIGWVGSPTTMKYLNSLKVVFRKLGESYNLELLVINAKGIEVPDMGISSSLIPWSEEKEGELISSFDIGIMPLPDDDWERGKCAYKLIQYMACGLPVVASPVGMNKEVVREGWNGFLANDVQDWENSLVSLIKDVELRKTMGQNGRQLVEEKYTVQRNFKLMRSLFEDHLF, translated from the coding sequence GTGCATAAGACTAAAATCCTTTTCTGTCCCAAATACCCCAAAATAGGTGCTTCAAGCAGATTAAGAACCTATCAGTTTTTGCCTCTTTGGGAAAAAGAAGGATTGGAAATCAAGGTTTCCTCTTTTTTTAATGAGAAATACCTGACCCGCTTTTATACGGAACGAAAGCACAGTCCATTGAATGTGCTGGGCTGTTATTTTCGAAGGTTTTGGGTATTATTGGGAGCTTGGAAATATGATGTGATTTGGATAGAAAAAGAGCTGTTCCCCTTTCTACCTTCTTATGCAGAGTGGATTTTAGAGAAAATGGGTAGAGGGTATGTAGTGGATTATGATGATGCTGTTTTTCATAATTACGATTCTCATCCCAATGCTTTGGTTAGAAATTGGATGGGAGATAAAATTGCTTGGGTGATGCGACATAGTAGATTGGTCTGTGTGGGTAATGCTTATCTGAAGGAATATGCCTTTAAGGCAGGCGCAATGAAGGTGGAAATATTGCCTACTGTGGTTGATCTAAAAAAATATCCATTAAAAAGGAAGTTTGAGAACTCCCTAATAAGGATAGGCTGGGTGGGTTCGCCTACAACCATGAAATACCTAAATTCTTTAAAAGTAGTTTTTAGAAAGTTAGGCGAGAGTTATAATTTGGAATTGCTTGTTATCAATGCTAAAGGCATAGAAGTGCCTGATATGGGCATTTCCAGTAGTTTAATTCCTTGGTCTGAAGAAAAGGAAGGAGAGCTGATATCGAGTTTCGATATTGGGATAATGCCCCTTCCTGACGATGATTGGGAGCGAGGAAAATGCGCCTATAAGTTGATTCAATATATGGCCTGCGGACTACCTGTGGTCGCATCTCCGGTAGGGATGAATAAGGAGGTGGTCAGGGAAGGGTGGAATGGTTTTTTGGCGAATGATGTACAGGACTGGGAGAACAGTCTGGTATCACTGATAAAGGATGTTGAATTAAGAAAAACCATGGGGCAGAATGGGCGTCAGTTGGTGGAGGAGAAATATACCGTGCAAAGGAATTTCAAGCTCATGCGCAGCTTGTTTGAGGATCACTTATTTTGA
- a CDS encoding endonuclease/exonuclease/phosphatase family protein, with protein sequence MKTYLIVLLVWMSALASYGQEVVDIKVASFNLRMDTPKDGVNAWPNRKENVKALIQYHDFDIVGTQEGFEHQLNDLMEMPGFAYVGAGRDDGKSAGEHSAILYKADLYELLDSGNFWLSETPEKPGLGWDATCCKRIASWALFRDKNSGKEFYVFNAHFDHQGVVARRESGKLMVKKIKEIAGDKAVICTGDFNSTPDTEQIVGIAAILDDAYIVSQMPPYGPVGTTNSFQFTAPMKKRIDYVFVSKDFEVVKYAVLTDALDQRYPSDHLPVVASLRLMK encoded by the coding sequence ATGAAAACTTATTTAATAGTATTGCTTGTCTGGATGAGTGCTTTGGCTTCCTATGGGCAAGAAGTAGTGGATATCAAGGTAGCAAGTTTTAACCTGCGCATGGATACTCCAAAAGACGGGGTGAATGCCTGGCCGAATAGGAAGGAAAATGTGAAAGCATTGATCCAGTACCATGATTTTGATATTGTAGGCACCCAAGAAGGTTTTGAGCACCAGCTCAATGATTTGATGGAAATGCCTGGCTTTGCCTATGTAGGAGCGGGGCGGGACGATGGCAAGTCGGCAGGGGAGCATTCCGCTATATTGTATAAAGCAGATTTATATGAACTGCTTGATTCCGGTAATTTCTGGTTGAGCGAAACTCCTGAAAAACCAGGATTGGGCTGGGATGCCACCTGTTGCAAAAGGATAGCTTCTTGGGCTTTATTTAGAGATAAAAATTCAGGAAAGGAGTTTTATGTGTTCAATGCGCACTTTGATCATCAGGGTGTGGTAGCCAGAAGGGAGTCAGGCAAGCTGATGGTGAAAAAAATTAAAGAAATAGCTGGTGACAAAGCAGTGATCTGTACAGGTGATTTTAATTCCACTCCAGATACAGAGCAGATTGTGGGTATTGCGGCCATTTTGGATGATGCCTATATAGTTAGCCAGATGCCTCCTTATGGTCCAGTGGGCACCACGAACTCCTTTCAGTTCACAGCCCCAATGAAAAAGAGAATTGATTATGTTTTTGTCAGTAAGGATTTTGAGGTAGTCAAGTACGCAGTGCTTACAGATGCCTTGGATCAGCGTTACCCCTCAGATCATCTGCCGGTGGTAGCCTCCTTACGTTTGATGAAATAG
- a CDS encoding RagB/SusD family nutrient uptake outer membrane protein, translated as MKILHYILSFLLLAAVTSCNLDEYPVDTASNQAIFGSANGLELYSNSFYDILPGTDVGVFQGDDASDLVARNGVDSYLAVNALSPVTSSGWSWSALRNINYFIENAENSPVTEKNHYIGTARFFRALFYFDKVTRFGDVPWIDQTIEISDSLTLYGPRDDRFMVMDKVLEDLDFAIEHITLTSDASSTRITKNVARAYKTRIALYEASFRKYHTEYGMQGTASAWYEEVVNTANEIQGFSLHQAGQNNRSYREMFITKSPYADETILAVALDASLQVFSSANRRFISPTYGNRPSLTRNFVNTYLKIDGTPFTSDPAYKTTPFVEEVKNRDLRLGQTIRLGDYHRTENGVPVVAPPNFNQTFTGYQPIKWCYDERFPYDDESRNDNAHIIMRYAEVLLNKAEALAELGKMTPGDWSETIGALRARAGITGSTLSNLPTEADPYLLEYYRGQFTDPVLLEVIRERGVELVFEGLRPDDLRRWHLGELFADSPMTGMYVPALGEYDLNSDGVMDVLFYQGDRPDSSNPAIAYVDVSPSSETGRIQLSNGTSGEVIWNPGEREWMDKKYLYPIPEADLIRNPALGQNPGW; from the coding sequence ATGAAGATTCTTCATTATATACTATCATTTCTATTATTAGCTGCAGTTACCTCCTGCAATCTGGATGAATATCCGGTGGACACTGCCAGCAACCAAGCCATATTTGGCTCCGCCAATGGGCTGGAACTTTACAGCAATTCATTTTATGACATTCTCCCAGGTACAGATGTTGGGGTTTTTCAGGGTGATGATGCATCAGATCTAGTTGCCAGAAATGGGGTAGACTCCTATTTGGCAGTAAATGCGCTTAGCCCGGTGACTAGTTCCGGTTGGTCCTGGAGTGCTTTGAGAAACATCAACTATTTCATTGAAAATGCCGAAAACAGCCCGGTAACTGAAAAGAACCATTACATAGGTACAGCCAGATTCTTTAGGGCCCTGTTTTACTTTGATAAGGTAACTAGATTTGGTGATGTGCCATGGATAGACCAGACTATTGAGATCAGCGATAGTCTTACCCTATATGGGCCGAGAGACGACAGATTTATGGTAATGGATAAGGTTTTGGAAGATTTGGACTTTGCGATTGAGCATATCACGCTAACCTCCGACGCTTCCTCTACCAGAATCACTAAAAATGTGGCCAGGGCTTATAAAACCAGAATTGCACTCTATGAAGCTTCCTTTAGAAAATACCATACAGAATATGGAATGCAGGGAACCGCAAGTGCTTGGTATGAGGAAGTAGTCAATACTGCCAATGAAATACAGGGATTTTCCTTACATCAGGCAGGCCAAAATAATAGGTCTTACCGGGAAATGTTTATCACCAAAAGCCCTTATGCCGATGAGACTATTTTAGCCGTGGCTCTGGACGCTAGTCTGCAGGTGTTTAGCTCTGCCAACAGAAGGTTTATCAGTCCTACTTATGGCAATAGGCCAAGCTTAACCAGAAACTTTGTCAATACCTATCTGAAGATTGATGGAACTCCTTTTACCAGTGATCCAGCTTATAAAACTACGCCTTTTGTGGAGGAAGTAAAGAACAGGGATCTACGCCTGGGGCAAACCATCAGATTGGGAGATTATCACAGAACTGAAAATGGTGTACCAGTGGTGGCACCGCCAAATTTCAACCAGACCTTTACAGGTTACCAGCCTATCAAGTGGTGCTATGATGAACGATTCCCTTACGATGATGAGAGTAGAAATGACAATGCACACATCATCATGAGGTATGCAGAGGTCTTGCTCAATAAGGCGGAGGCTTTGGCAGAATTAGGAAAAATGACTCCTGGAGATTGGTCAGAGACTATTGGGGCACTACGGGCCAGAGCTGGAATTACAGGTTCTACCCTGAGCAACTTACCCACAGAGGCAGACCCGTATTTGCTGGAATATTATAGGGGGCAATTTACAGATCCTGTTCTTCTGGAAGTTATCAGAGAGAGAGGGGTGGAATTGGTATTTGAAGGCCTTCGTCCAGATGATTTGAGAAGGTGGCATTTGGGAGAGCTTTTTGCGGATTCACCTATGACAGGGATGTATGTGCCTGCTTTGGGAGAATATGACCTGAATAGCGATGGAGTTATGGATGTCTTGTTTTATCAAGGCGACAGACCAGATTCCAGCAATCCAGCAATTGCTTATGTGGACGTAAGCCCATCTTCTGAAACCGGTAGAATCCAACTTTCCAATGGTACCTCAGGAGAGGTGATCTGGAATCCCGGAGAAAGAGAATGGATGGATAAGAAATATCTTTATCCTATCCCTGAGGCCGACTTGATCAGAAATCCGGCTTTGGGCCAAAACCCGGGCTGGTAG